In one window of Terriglobia bacterium DNA:
- a CDS encoding PEGA domain-containing protein, protein MQNIGRYQVESELGKGAMGLVYKATDPNIGRSVALKTMRLDVHGIEQEEMLRRFKNEARSAGVLNHPNIVTIYDAGEDQGLFYIAMEFIEGKTLAEVLQEHRVLPVDQVIGITRNICAGLDFAHNKGIVHRDIKPANIMITPEGMAKIMDFGIAKVSGSLTSTGQVLGTPNYMSPEQVKGRQLDGRSDLFSLGVMLYEMLTGEKPFMGQGVTTIIYKIVNENPIPPRDLDLTIHPGLSAVVTRTLAKDPYERYQSGAELIRDLENYKSYGTDANSTIVAATGAFNREAIEQGDATLIGPSPTIARAPAPAPAQAQATGQRSAMHPTPVPQATGSAAASSTVKTPAVAPLPVPPAAPAKQPTTTSAKIAAAGSRGPGKLLIGALAFLVLVAGVVGITRHNARKRAAANQQQQFQQAMQQAQQAIDMAKQAEQLSPGATPSTSADATPPTSADVTPEPPPTDANATPIPPETGNAAAAPKRPIKPKLTTGDLQVISEPAGAHVDIDGQTRPEWVTPFLADKLPAGKHTVTYAMPNFGTEKRTVDVAAGKKGTVDAKLTTTVGTVKIASTPAGADITLNGKATGQKTPATLSLPPGNHVIKLHKDGFQEATENITVALGQTQNITGKLQAVPATTAAAPASAKPTQPAKESNPFAKIGRFFKGGNNERGKLSIKTTPAGAKIILNGEASSSVTPATIETKAGKYKVQLELDGYQTVEREVKVEKGKQTGIAEVLVHK, encoded by the coding sequence TTGCAGAACATCGGGCGCTATCAAGTCGAATCCGAACTAGGTAAAGGGGCGATGGGCCTCGTCTATAAGGCCACAGACCCCAACATCGGCCGGTCCGTTGCCTTGAAGACCATGCGGCTCGATGTGCATGGCATTGAGCAGGAAGAAATGCTGCGGCGCTTCAAGAACGAAGCACGCTCGGCCGGCGTCCTCAATCATCCCAACATCGTCACTATCTATGACGCCGGCGAAGACCAGGGGCTCTTCTACATTGCGATGGAGTTCATCGAGGGCAAAACCCTCGCTGAGGTTCTACAGGAACACCGCGTCCTGCCGGTCGATCAGGTGATAGGCATCACGCGCAACATCTGCGCAGGACTCGACTTCGCCCACAATAAAGGCATCGTCCATCGCGATATCAAGCCCGCTAACATCATGATCACGCCCGAGGGCATGGCGAAGATCATGGACTTCGGCATTGCCAAGGTCAGCGGCAGCCTGACCTCTACCGGACAGGTCCTCGGGACGCCGAATTACATGTCGCCCGAACAGGTCAAGGGCCGTCAGTTGGATGGCCGCTCCGACCTGTTCTCGCTCGGCGTAATGCTTTACGAAATGCTCACCGGCGAGAAGCCGTTCATGGGCCAGGGCGTCACCACGATCATCTATAAAATCGTTAACGAGAACCCGATTCCGCCGCGCGATCTCGATCTCACGATTCATCCCGGACTCAGCGCCGTTGTCACCCGCACGCTGGCGAAAGACCCCTACGAGCGCTACCAGAGCGGCGCAGAACTGATTCGCGACCTCGAGAATTACAAATCTTACGGAACGGATGCGAACTCGACGATTGTGGCAGCGACCGGCGCATTCAATCGTGAGGCTATCGAACAAGGCGACGCTACGTTGATTGGCCCCTCGCCAACAATTGCCAGGGCGCCGGCGCCTGCGCCAGCCCAAGCCCAGGCCACCGGACAGCGGTCCGCGATGCACCCCACGCCAGTTCCGCAAGCGACGGGCTCAGCCGCAGCGAGCAGCACGGTCAAAACGCCAGCCGTTGCGCCGCTTCCCGTGCCTCCGGCCGCTCCGGCCAAACAGCCGACCACCACCTCCGCAAAGATCGCGGCCGCCGGATCGCGCGGCCCGGGCAAGCTGCTCATCGGCGCGCTTGCCTTTCTTGTACTCGTCGCCGGTGTTGTCGGCATTACGAGACACAATGCGCGCAAACGCGCCGCAGCGAACCAACAGCAGCAGTTCCAGCAGGCCATGCAACAGGCGCAGCAGGCAATTGACATGGCCAAGCAAGCGGAGCAGTTGTCGCCGGGCGCGACTCCGTCAACGAGTGCAGACGCGACCCCGCCGACTTCTGCCGATGTTACACCGGAACCGCCGCCGACCGACGCCAATGCAACGCCTATCCCACCTGAGACAGGAAATGCTGCTGCGGCTCCCAAGCGCCCCATTAAACCGAAACTGACCACTGGCGACCTTCAGGTCATCAGCGAACCGGCCGGGGCTCACGTCGATATCGACGGGCAGACGCGCCCAGAATGGGTGACACCCTTCCTCGCGGACAAGCTGCCGGCAGGCAAGCACACCGTCACCTATGCAATGCCGAACTTCGGCACCGAGAAGCGCACGGTTGATGTCGCTGCAGGAAAGAAAGGTACCGTCGACGCGAAGCTCACTACTACTGTCGGTACGGTGAAGATTGCCAGTACACCGGCGGGCGCCGACATCACGCTCAACGGCAAGGCCACGGGCCAGAAGACTCCAGCCACCCTGAGCCTGCCCCCTGGCAACCATGTGATCAAGTTGCACAAAGATGGTTTCCAGGAAGCCACAGAAAACATAACTGTAGCGCTTGGGCAGACGCAGAACATCACTGGCAAATTGCAGGCCGTTCCGGCCACCACGGCTGCTGCTCCTGCATCGGCAAAGCCGACGCAGCCGGCCAAGGAGTCGAATCCGTTCGCGAAGATTGGCCGGTTTTTCAAAGGCGGAAACAATGAGCGGGGAAAACTCAGCATCAAGACTACGCCTGCAGGTGCAAAGATCATTCTGAACGGAGAGGCATCGTCGAGCGTCACTCCGGCGACAATCGAGACGAAGGCTGGCAAATATAAGGTGCAGCTCGAACTCGACGGCTATCAAACGGTCGAGCGCGAAGTTAAGG
- a CDS encoding DUF3225 domain-containing protein produces MRKLALALILTFSLLAFAQQNPAESSASDAQDGAAVKAVLNAQMEAWNRGDLEGYMAAGYWKSPDLTFIGGATEIRGYEAALERYRKAYQAPGKEMGHLDFPEIRVVMLGTDAALATGKFHLKMKDGREPAGRFTVIFRKFPEGWRIIHDHSCAQ; encoded by the coding sequence ATGCGAAAGCTGGCTCTTGCACTCATCCTAACCTTCAGTCTCCTTGCCTTTGCGCAGCAGAACCCCGCCGAAAGCTCAGCCTCGGATGCCCAGGACGGTGCTGCAGTCAAGGCCGTCCTCAATGCCCAGATGGAAGCCTGGAACCGCGGCGACCTGGAAGGCTACATGGCCGCCGGATACTGGAAATCGCCGGACCTGACCTTCATCGGCGGCGCCACGGAGATCCGCGGATACGAGGCAGCACTGGAGCGGTATCGTAAGGCCTACCAGGCACCCGGGAAGGAAATGGGTCACCTCGACTTCCCAGAGATACGTGTGGTCATGCTGGGCACTGATGCAGCCCTTGCAACCGGGAAATTCCACCTGAAGATGAAGGACGGGCGCGAGCCCGCAGGGCGCTTCACCGTGATCTTCAGGAAATTTCCTGAAGGATGGCGGATCATCCACGACCACTCGTGCGCACAGTGA
- a CDS encoding IPT/TIG domain-containing protein, which translates to MSDSTSGTYNAVPGPVSHADMHTLEYSSATTALYVHFMPWFCMQPGSTATGPGTSCNGHIQVGYNSDDAATVKAQMSDMQARGLRGPIIDWYGPNKQIENGTTLLVKSDLESRCIGTSCPLSFAITEDQGSITHSCPMNGGGTDQTNCILGVLDSDLDYMNANFFPSSAYLRVDATNMSVSQGGRPVVFFFICEECFTNPSPNWPYIWNQLRAHVQSYTSGSPLMWFIFRNAGGFSHMQSDGSFAWINHYGSNDPYGLVYLDNFYDTALKYPTLQPWGASWKGFDNTNAPWKPNVSITPQQCGNTWLQTFAEMTHNNDYGIVNQLPFLQVVTWNDYEEGTEVETGIDNCLSLSATVDSTTLSWSPTFSASSGSENTIDHYVVFDTTDGQNLTLLATVPPGTHAIPLSSMNLASGSQTFYVEAIGKAGILNKVSNGVAYPPTPTVSITGVSPSSGTTAGGTSGTISGSGFEAGATVTFGGVTATVSAVSATSMSAITPAHAAGTVDVAVANPDGTRATASGAFTYTAPSFTLTASPTSRNTKRGNSTSYSIAVTPQGGFTGTVTFGVSGLPSGTSASFSPTSITTSGTTKMTVATTPSAPRGTYKLTVTGVSGNLNSSTVVSLTLR; encoded by the coding sequence ATGTCAGATTCGACCAGCGGCACCTATAACGCTGTTCCGGGCCCTGTAAGTCATGCCGATATGCACACTCTCGAATACAGCAGTGCGACGACAGCGCTCTACGTGCACTTCATGCCTTGGTTTTGTATGCAGCCGGGATCGACCGCAACCGGCCCGGGCACCAGTTGCAATGGCCACATCCAGGTCGGCTACAACTCCGACGACGCGGCGACGGTGAAAGCCCAGATGAGCGACATGCAGGCGCGTGGCCTGCGGGGGCCGATCATCGACTGGTACGGTCCCAATAAGCAGATCGAGAACGGAACCACTTTGTTGGTAAAAAGCGATTTGGAGAGCCGCTGCATCGGGACCTCGTGCCCACTGTCATTTGCTATCACCGAAGACCAGGGCTCCATTACGCATTCGTGTCCAATGAATGGCGGCGGCACCGACCAGACCAACTGCATTCTTGGCGTTCTGGATAGCGACCTCGATTACATGAATGCCAATTTCTTCCCAAGTTCGGCCTACCTGCGCGTGGATGCAACCAACATGTCGGTTTCCCAGGGCGGACGCCCTGTGGTGTTCTTCTTCATCTGCGAAGAGTGCTTCACCAATCCGTCGCCGAACTGGCCATACATCTGGAACCAGTTGCGCGCACACGTCCAGTCTTATACAAGCGGCAGTCCGCTCATGTGGTTCATCTTCCGGAATGCTGGTGGTTTTAGTCATATGCAGAGCGACGGATCGTTCGCCTGGATCAATCACTACGGGAGCAACGATCCCTACGGCCTTGTCTATCTTGATAATTTCTACGACACCGCCCTCAAGTATCCGACACTGCAACCCTGGGGAGCTTCCTGGAAAGGATTCGACAACACCAACGCACCTTGGAAGCCGAACGTCAGCATCACGCCGCAGCAGTGCGGAAACACGTGGCTGCAAACTTTCGCCGAGATGACGCACAACAACGACTACGGCATTGTGAACCAGCTTCCGTTCCTGCAGGTGGTGACGTGGAACGATTACGAGGAGGGTACTGAGGTGGAAACGGGCATCGACAATTGCCTAAGCCTCTCGGCAACCGTCGACAGCACGACCCTTAGTTGGAGCCCAACATTCTCGGCGAGTTCCGGCAGCGAGAATACGATTGACCATTACGTAGTGTTCGACACTACGGACGGCCAGAACCTCACATTGCTGGCCACGGTGCCGCCGGGCACGCACGCAATTCCCTTGTCGTCGATGAATCTGGCATCGGGTTCACAGACGTTCTACGTTGAGGCAATCGGTAAGGCTGGCATTCTGAATAAGGTATCGAATGGCGTAGCTTATCCCCCCACTCCGACGGTAAGCATCACCGGCGTCTCGCCCTCATCAGGAACCACCGCAGGGGGAACCTCAGGCACAATCTCGGGTAGCGGCTTTGAGGCTGGCGCGACCGTAACATTCGGCGGTGTCACCGCAACCGTAAGTGCTGTTTCCGCGACTTCCATGTCGGCAATAACGCCGGCGCACGCGGCCGGAACCGTCGATGTCGCAGTTGCCAATCCGGACGGCACCAGAGCAACTGCAAGCGGCGCGTTCACCTACACCGCACCGTCGTTCACGTTAACGGCCTCCCCGACGTCGAGGAACACCAAGCGAGGAAACAGTACGTCTTACTCGATCGCCGTCACGCCGCAGGGCGGGTTCACGGGCACAGTCACGTTCGGTGTTTCCGGGCTGCCTTCCGGTACAAGCGCGAGTTTCTCGCCGACATCGATCACGACATCGGGCACGACGAAGATGACCGTGGCGACAACACCATCGGCACCCAGAGGCACTTACAAGCTCACAGTTACGGGAGTGAGCGGGAACCTGAACAGTTCGACCGTGGTGTCGCTGACGTTGCGATAA
- a CDS encoding TusE/DsrC/DsvC family sulfur relay protein, whose amino-acid sequence MNNRKYEVDKDGFLQSPEIWDRAVALDLANAQGLTELSEGHWKIIDYIRGYWKENEIAPMVRHICKETGYKLSDIYDMFPSGPAKGACKVAGLPNPSGCV is encoded by the coding sequence GTGAACAATCGGAAGTACGAAGTCGATAAGGACGGATTTTTGCAGAGCCCGGAGATCTGGGATCGCGCTGTTGCGCTCGATCTCGCGAACGCGCAAGGGCTGACGGAATTGAGCGAAGGCCACTGGAAGATCATCGACTACATTCGTGGCTACTGGAAAGAAAACGAAATTGCCCCGATGGTTCGCCACATCTGCAAAGAAACCGGCTACAAATTGAGCGACATTTACGACATGTTTCCCTCGGGTCCCGCCAAGGGTGCCTGCAAGGTGGCTGGATTGCCCAACCCGTCAGGCTGCGTCTAG
- a CDS encoding aminotransferase class V-fold PLP-dependent enzyme, which produces MQNNLHYLDNAATAWPKPECVYDYMLKFYRETGVNPGRSGFDMAIEAGSLLDRLRKRLTKFFNGDQDCPERLCFGYNGTDALNLIIFGSLAEGDHVVTTNLEHNAVIRPVNHLVRDRGIEATFVPFNGAGFVEPDAIAKAIRPNTKLVVVNHGSNVLGTVQPVAEIGKICRERGITFAVDTAQTAGVIPIDMQAMNIDVLSFTGHKALMGCTGIGGMCVRKHVDIGQTRAGGTGVRSAYPYHLEEYPWRMEFGTPNMVGVAALWAGQDWLDQNGVENIHAREIKLARKLVENLKTIEGVRLYCCDNLENHLSTISINVEGLEAGDVGTMLDVDHEVATRTGLHCAPLVHQQHGTLDVHGSVRFSIGAFNTDADIDAAIEGMRQIAAWAKQRNAKRATTPVHA; this is translated from the coding sequence ATGCAAAACAACCTTCATTATCTTGATAATGCCGCTACCGCCTGGCCGAAGCCGGAGTGCGTTTACGACTACATGCTGAAGTTCTACCGCGAGACGGGTGTGAACCCGGGGCGCAGTGGTTTCGATATGGCCATCGAAGCCGGCTCCCTGCTTGATCGGCTTCGCAAGCGGCTGACAAAGTTCTTCAACGGCGATCAGGATTGTCCCGAGCGTCTTTGCTTCGGCTACAACGGCACCGACGCGCTGAATCTGATCATCTTCGGGTCGCTTGCGGAAGGCGATCACGTTGTCACCACGAACTTGGAGCACAATGCGGTCATTCGCCCGGTAAACCACCTTGTCCGCGACCGCGGGATCGAGGCGACATTCGTTCCGTTCAACGGCGCGGGCTTCGTCGAGCCCGATGCAATAGCCAAAGCGATTCGTCCAAACACGAAATTGGTCGTTGTAAATCATGGGTCAAACGTCCTCGGCACCGTGCAACCGGTCGCCGAGATCGGTAAGATCTGCCGCGAGCGCGGCATCACGTTTGCTGTCGATACCGCGCAGACAGCAGGCGTGATTCCGATCGATATGCAGGCGATGAACATCGACGTGCTGTCGTTCACCGGGCACAAGGCGCTGATGGGCTGTACAGGCATCGGTGGTATGTGCGTGCGCAAGCACGTCGACATCGGCCAGACGCGGGCCGGCGGTACGGGCGTGCGCTCGGCTTACCCATATCACCTCGAAGAGTATCCATGGCGCATGGAGTTTGGGACTCCGAACATGGTGGGCGTCGCCGCTCTTTGGGCTGGGCAGGACTGGCTCGACCAGAACGGCGTCGAAAACATTCATGCCCGCGAGATCAAACTCGCGCGGAAACTGGTAGAGAACCTCAAGACAATCGAAGGTGTGAGGCTCTACTGCTGCGACAACCTCGAAAACCACCTCTCGACCATCAGCATCAACGTCGAGGGGCTCGAAGCAGGCGACGTCGGCACCATGCTCGACGTCGATCATGAAGTCGCGACGCGCACCGGCCTGCACTGCGCACCACTGGTTCACCAGCAGCACGGAACCCTGGATGTCCACGGTTCCGTGCGATTCTCGATCGGTGCATTCAACACCGATGCCGATATCGACGCCGCGATAGAAGGCATGCGGCAGATTGCGGCGTGGGCGAAGCAGCGCAACGCGAAGCGTGCAACGACCCCCGTACACGCGTAA